A part of Drosophila ananassae strain 14024-0371.13 chromosome 2R, ASM1763931v2, whole genome shotgun sequence genomic DNA contains:
- the LOC6507109 gene encoding chromatin modification-related protein eaf-1 isoform X4 has translation MDPNSSPWSYAYNRIVPASAGSSGGTADDFQHPHLATITAASIASFNAAAASGGSFVPPSPIGSYNPVFQQIYHHAAAASVQPKPAHYASSAVSTPHRQLQLPSSLDKQLSTFQNQAAVSAAAAAVANNVASNYYGENSSSSGASPSPTTVALTSTSLTWNTPNMISNTFLAMQQQQAQQQQQQAQQQQQQAQQQQQQAQQQLNLVADKVLIKQEKHIKSYNDSIHLIHLQHQHQQQQQQQQQQQLQQLQQEVGGGETELETDTYYTIDGRKVKVTRKDGQSFRATIVEQPSDSPGPQVAVPPTGGGGAYPVQYDSPALSSADGSPITNLHAVDVVSTGPQAQVIVYKTMASPPVQRRSETGAGSSAAPPTTVAYSSVIQSTLQQQHHPQQQNLCWTKLEEGASQDRGGGEDIKNVLQLQVKQEQRQLDYASEPSAAVESGGENLVFNLPPGLEIKQTFYTTGVVDGEQLQLQEQAGRRQHVVANMIMSPVSSAASSAAAAAAAAAAAAAAAATATAGNIASQIQVVPKEEVKPPPKPAKTPRKRQPKKTLIPTSSDYGSVRSPQEPQHHQLQQQQQQQQQHNQQQQQQQNTYYDFNSKWNTPLKTENNAASVSPAATINIPTYPQQSQQQQQQQHQQQQQQQQAAAQQQHLPQPAHLQSSQAQSHLTQLAQYYPAFPQPIASQYTACMQQQQQQAQQQQAQQQQQAQQQAAYTQQQHQQAYTQQQQAAQQQAQQQRQEKTEQQEEEASAAAAAAAAAAASNKVIVPNIEEELDFLADTSSTPKQGYANSISSNGRGTNSSTNNTNFGIRNPNKTPSPEPPCPQNGHGHGTVTAPSTPAASAPTPAYSPAAPKPVSVGTQIGEKKTQFMDSYLKFLQGERDDDPPPVVKPSRKLNYPRAPYKRKGGKGAGSGGDEPATSQAPQSAGDGGQAVDGLTGLVGDDGHRIKILSQTQILPKKRPHAHMVAAAAAAESAPSSSSVIQQPGDQAAFRPYAQQQQQQQQQQQQQQQQQQQSMSGQHFVQQHCAQLAAGQGSVNSNANTANANSSTTTPTTPAPAPNPHHFINLLWPWQH, from the exons ATGGATCCCAACTCCAGCCCATGGTCGTATGCCTATAATCGGATTGTGCCCGCCAGTGCCGGGAGCTCTGGGGGCACCGCCGACGACTTCCAGCACCCGCATTTGGCCACCATTACGGCAGCGAGTATCGCCAGTTTTAATGCAGCAGCGGCTAGCGGTGGCAGCTTCGTACCACCGTCGCCCATCGGCAGCTATAATCCAGTATTTCAGCAGATATACCATCATGCGGCGGCAGCCAGTGTCCAGCCGAAGCCCGCCCACTATGCCTCGTCGGCGGTGAGCACGCCGCACCGCCAGCTCCAGCTGCCCAGTTCGCTGGACAAGCAGCTCAGCACGTTCCAGAATCAGGCGGCCGTATCGGCGGCCGCAGCTGCCGTTGCCAATAATGTGGCCTCGAATTATTATGGCGAGAATTCGTCGTCGAGCGGTGCCTCGCCCTCGCCCACAACAGTGGCTTTAACGTCCACATCGCTCACCTGGAACACGCCGAACATGATATCCAATACCTTCCTGGcgatgcagcagcagcaggcccaacagcagcagcaacaggcgcaacagcagcagcagcaggcgcaacaacagcagcagcaggcccaGCAGCAACTCAATCTGGTGGCCGACAAAGTG CTGATTAAGCAGGAAAAGCATATTAAATCCTACAACGATTCGATTCATCTGATTCACctgcaacaccaacaccaacaacaacagcagcagcagcaacaacaacagttgCAACAATTGCAACAGGAGGTCGGAGGAGGAGAGACGGAATTGGAAACGGATACCTATTACACGATCGATGGGAGGAAGGTGAAGGTGACCCGGAAAGATGGCCAGTCATTTAGGGCCACCATTGTAGAGCAGCCAAGCGACAGTCCCGGGCCCCAAGTCGCCGTCCCACCCACTGGCGGTGGAGGAGCCTATCCGGTGCAGTACGACAGTCCGGCATTGAGCTCGGCGGATGGCTCGCCAATCACGAATTTACACGCCGTGGACGTGGTCAGCACTGGGCCCCAGGCTCAGGTCATCGTCTACAAGACGATGGCATCTCCTCCGGTCCAAAGGCGATCCGAAACAGGCGCTGGCTCGTCTGCCGCTCCGCCCACCACGGTGGCCTATTCATCTGTGATACAAAGCAccctccagcagcagcaccatcCGCAGCAGCAGAATCTCTGCTGGACGAAGCTGGAGGAGGGAGCAAGCCAGgacagaggaggaggagaggaCATTAAGAATGTCCTTCAGCTGCAGGTGAAGCAGGAACAGCGCCAGCTGGACTATGCCAGCGAGCCATCCGCTGCGGTGGAGAGTGGCGGAGAGAATCTGGTATTCAACCTGCCACCCGGGCTAGAGATCAAGCAGACCTTCTATACCACCGGCGTGGTGGATGGggagcagctgcagctgcaggaGCAGGCGGGGCGGCGCCAGCATGTGGTGGCCAACATGATAATGTCGCCAGTGTCGTCGGCAGCTTCgtcggcggcagcggcagcagcagcagcagcggcggcagctgcagcggcggcaacggcaacggcggGCAACATAGCGTCACAGATTCAAGTAGTGCCGAAG GAGGAGGTGAAGCCGCCGCCAAAGCCTGCGAAGACACCACGCAAGCGGCAGCCGAAGAAGACGCTCATACCGACCAGCAGCGACTATGGCAGCGTACGGAGTCCCCAGGAGCCGCAACATcaccagctgcagcagcaacagcaacagcagcagcagcacaatcagcagcagcagcagcaacagaataCGTACTACGACTTCAACAGCAAGTGGAACACGCCCCTCAAGACGGAAAACAATGCGGCGTCTGTGTCGCCAGCGGCCACCATCAACATACCCACATATCCGCAGCagagccagcagcagcagcagcaacagcaccagcaacaacagcagcagcaacaggcgGCGGCACAGCAGCAACACCTGCCGCAACCGGCCCATCTGCAGTCGTCCCAGGCCCAGTCGCATCTGACCCAGTTGGCGCAATACTATCCAGCCTTCCCCCAGCCCATCGCTTCCCAGTACACGGCCTgcatgcagcagcagcagcagcaggcgcaacagcaacaggcgcaacaacagcagcaggcgCAGCAGCAAGCCGCCTATACGcaacagcagcaccagcaggcctacacgcagcagcagcaggcggcTCAACAGCAGGCCCAGCAACAGCGCCAGGAGAAGACCGagcagcaggaggaggaggcgtcagctgcggcggcggcagcagctgcTGCGGCGGCCAGTAACAAGGTGATCGTCCCGAATATCGAGGAGGAGCTGGACTTTCTGGCCGATACGAGCAGCACTCCGAAGCAGGGCTACGCCAATTCCATCTCCAGCAATGGTCGGGGCACCAACTCCTCGACCAACAACACCAACTTCGGCATCCGCAATCCCAACAAGACGCCATCCCCGGAGCCGCCCTGTCCCCAGAACGGACATGGTCACGGTACAGTGACCGCGCCATCAACGCCTGCCGCCAGTGCTCCAACGCCCGCTTACAGTCCCGCTGCCCCGAAGCCCGTCAGTGTGGGCACACAGATCGGGGAGAAGAAGACGCAGTTCATGGACAGCTATCTGAAGTTTCTGCAGGGGGAGCGGGACGATGATCCGCCGCCAGTTGTGAAGCCATCCAGAAAGTTGAACTACCCGAGGGCGCCGTACAAGCGGAAAGGGGGTAAGGGAGCTGGGAGCGGTGGCGACGAACCGGCCACATCGCAGGCCCCCCAGTCGGCGGGGGATGGGGGCCAGGCGGTCGATGGGCTGACAGGACTTGTGGGCGATGATGGGCATCGCATCAAAATACTCTCACAGACGCAGATCCTGCCGAAGAAGCGTCCGCATGCGCATATGGTGGCC